The following coding sequences lie in one Xanthomonas hortorum pv. pelargonii genomic window:
- the gvpU gene encoding gas vesicle accessory protein GvpU has protein sequence MTDQDDNQPNLEDVKLAFDGQSLDWYLQKLVATVNSSNVQFGITLFVEGIIVSGQLVSGKQYFEAFAQEFSAAYPGSAEEKEDIRRAFASHASIYDTEEDAQQSSTPPQFLHLIESRCFSPGGQPLPSNRGVLWRGKVNAVSGFTLGSLSAD, from the coding sequence ATGACAGATCAAGACGACAATCAACCGAACCTGGAAGACGTCAAGCTGGCGTTCGATGGCCAGAGCCTGGATTGGTATCTGCAGAAGCTGGTCGCCACCGTCAATAGTTCGAACGTGCAGTTCGGCATTACGCTGTTTGTCGAAGGCATCATCGTTTCTGGCCAGCTGGTCAGCGGCAAGCAGTACTTCGAGGCATTCGCGCAGGAATTTTCTGCGGCCTATCCCGGCAGCGCCGAAGAAAAAGAAGATATCCGTCGCGCGTTTGCCAGCCATGCCAGCATCTACGACACGGAAGAGGACGCTCAGCAGAGCAGCACACCTCCGCAGTTCCTTCACCTGATCGAGTCGCGTTGCTTCTCGCCCGGCGGCCAGCCCCTGCCCAGCAACCGTGGTGTGCTGTGGCGCGGCAAGGTGAATGCCGTCTCCGGTTTTACCCTGGGGTCGCTCTCGGCAGATTAG
- a CDS encoding XVIPCD domain-containing protein, which translates to MASPNAQLEAALKQFASQSGVTPEQVAQLSSAVVADSQQLGLLNQDAQNGHLKAFALQGSTGQQNLAGSYDIQSGTVTLPAADFQSSGARHNPDLQATLRLQHMSIEFSQKTYLDASRATHPVTQDMVNNLQSTINGSPVLADEIKRAVMTTDKGDPPHKHLEHFDFIPPGFTAGGTYSASSHSMNMPAARLQGRSAANPNGYDPNDMTFVLGHEIQHGFNAPERRLANAAFHNDAVSIAKSTNPVHDYTRVFATSIQASRDDEAKAEIAGWNALLSRQKQGNPAAGLPEMNALGNRRIEDFIVKPQGAGATIQPRPGLKFDPDGQLQMSPTNVAAMGQHYFNRPDPTHPIPGRNPIGIGDRGTSDYPNYYATSGVEHIVEYERKYARPIQGVMPAVTVNMASVGMKEPIIEAEGLDFGKNKAPFPYYDSSTTPPVLHHFDHTQDGSVNPAHDHKYVPVAPTSSSTPAQHGPDDPDHPDHAMLEQIRDGMRKIDESVGKPYDEMSERASRCLLAACKDNRESYPEAADRSMESNALTRVDHVLMSKTGNLFAVEGRLDDPANKRVHVQIDQAINIPIEQSDQKLLAANQAIAQERQVTQQQELARGVSDPNPSGPTR; encoded by the coding sequence ATGGCTAGTCCAAATGCTCAACTTGAAGCGGCTTTGAAGCAGTTCGCAAGTCAATCAGGTGTTACGCCAGAGCAAGTTGCGCAACTTAGCTCGGCCGTAGTTGCTGACTCACAACAGCTTGGGCTTCTCAATCAAGATGCCCAGAATGGGCACTTGAAAGCATTTGCACTGCAAGGTTCTACAGGACAACAAAATCTTGCTGGGAGTTACGATATTCAGTCCGGGACCGTCACTCTACCGGCAGCTGATTTTCAATCCTCTGGTGCTAGACACAACCCGGATCTACAAGCAACTCTCAGGCTGCAGCATATGTCGATCGAATTTTCCCAGAAGACATATCTGGATGCATCGAGAGCGACTCATCCAGTGACGCAAGATATGGTCAACAACCTCCAATCGACCATCAATGGCTCGCCAGTGCTTGCAGATGAGATTAAACGAGCGGTAATGACGACCGACAAGGGTGATCCGCCGCATAAGCATTTAGAACACTTCGACTTTATACCTCCAGGATTCACTGCTGGTGGCACCTACAGCGCTAGCAGTCACTCCATGAACATGCCTGCTGCCAGATTACAGGGAAGGTCTGCGGCAAATCCTAACGGGTACGATCCCAATGACATGACGTTTGTCCTCGGACACGAGATTCAACACGGTTTCAATGCCCCCGAAAGAAGGCTAGCGAACGCGGCGTTCCACAACGATGCCGTTTCCATAGCTAAAAGTACAAATCCTGTTCACGATTACACGCGCGTCTTCGCCACTTCCATTCAAGCAAGCAGAGACGACGAAGCGAAAGCAGAAATTGCAGGTTGGAACGCGTTACTGAGTAGACAAAAGCAGGGCAATCCAGCTGCAGGCTTACCAGAAATGAATGCTCTAGGAAACCGCAGGATTGAAGATTTTATCGTCAAGCCACAGGGTGCCGGCGCAACTATTCAGCCACGGCCAGGACTAAAATTCGACCCGGATGGTCAGCTACAAATGTCGCCGACAAATGTTGCGGCAATGGGACAACATTACTTCAATAGACCAGATCCGACACACCCTATCCCAGGTCGAAACCCAATTGGAATCGGGGATAGAGGTACATCAGACTATCCAAACTATTACGCGACTTCAGGGGTAGAGCATATAGTTGAGTACGAAAGGAAGTATGCAAGGCCCATACAGGGTGTGATGCCTGCTGTAACCGTCAATATGGCCTCTGTCGGAATGAAAGAGCCGATCATTGAAGCTGAGGGTTTGGACTTTGGCAAGAACAAGGCTCCCTTTCCTTACTACGACAGCAGCACAACACCACCAGTCCTCCATCACTTCGATCACACCCAGGATGGAAGCGTAAATCCGGCACATGATCATAAATATGTACCAGTCGCGCCCACATCCAGTTCGACTCCAGCCCAGCACGGTCCAGACGATCCAGATCATCCCGACCACGCCATGCTTGAGCAGATCCGCGATGGCATGCGCAAGATCGACGAGAGCGTTGGCAAGCCCTACGACGAGATGAGTGAGCGAGCAAGCCGATGCCTCCTGGCCGCATGTAAAGATAACCGTGAAAGCTACCCGGAAGCGGCAGATCGCTCTATGGAGAGTAATGCGTTGACGCGCGTCGATCACGTATTGATGAGCAAGACCGGCAACCTGTTTGCGGTAGAAGGCCGGCTGGACGACCCGGCGAACAAGCGCGTGCATGTGCAAATTGATCAAGCGATCAACATTCCGATTGAGCAATCAGACCAGAAGTTGCTGGCAGCTAATCAGGCGATTGCACAGGAAAGACAGGTCACGCAACAACAGGAACTCGCGCGTGGGGTGAGTGATCCTAATCCAAGCGGACCGACACGATGA
- a CDS encoding gamma-glutamyltransferase family protein, translating into MLHTLRARRGMVVAPHHLAAQAGRDVLRDGGNAIEAAVATAACLAVVYPHMTGIGGDGFWLIHEPDGRVHAIDACGRAAQAATLDFYRGHSSIPWRGPGAANTVAGTVSGWALALQHAGGSLSLQRLLQDAIHHASDSVPVTLGGAHIAASKSAELRVQPGAYSSIFEPHGVPLHEGALLQQPQLARTLQRLADEGLESFYRGALADDIAADLQELGSPLHAHDLASHHAEATVPLSVAIHGARLYNHAPPTQGLASLLILALFDRLHAEHPDSYTHLHGLIEATKQAFLIRDAHIGDPAWMTLDAQALLDDSAALDALAARIDMRTALPWPQPSQAGDTVWFGAIDAHGRAVSCIQSTYFEFGSGLVLPRTGITWQNRGCSFRLAADGWNALAPGRKPFHTLNPALATFDDGRVMAYGTMGGEGQPQTQAALFSRYARFGVPLQQAITAPRWLLGRTWGEDSTSLKVEDRFDPAVVQALRDAGHAVELLPAYTSVMGHAGALVREVDGVISGASDPRSDGVVAGW; encoded by the coding sequence ATGCTGCACACCTTGCGCGCGCGTCGCGGCATGGTCGTGGCCCCGCATCATCTGGCCGCACAGGCCGGACGCGATGTCCTGCGCGACGGCGGCAACGCCATCGAAGCCGCCGTCGCCACCGCCGCCTGCCTGGCCGTGGTGTACCCGCACATGACCGGCATCGGTGGCGACGGCTTCTGGCTGATCCACGAACCCGACGGCCGCGTTCACGCCATCGATGCCTGCGGCCGCGCTGCACAGGCGGCGACCTTGGACTTCTATCGCGGCCACAGCAGCATTCCATGGCGCGGCCCCGGTGCGGCGAATACCGTGGCCGGCACCGTCTCCGGCTGGGCACTCGCGCTGCAGCACGCAGGCGGCAGCTTATCGCTGCAACGCTTATTGCAGGACGCCATCCACCACGCCAGCGACAGCGTACCGGTCACGCTTGGCGGCGCGCACATCGCCGCCAGCAAGAGCGCCGAACTGCGCGTGCAACCCGGCGCCTACTCCAGCATTTTCGAACCACACGGCGTCCCCCTGCACGAAGGCGCACTGCTGCAACAGCCGCAACTTGCACGCACCTTGCAACGACTCGCCGACGAAGGCCTGGAGAGTTTCTATCGCGGCGCACTGGCCGACGACATCGCCGCCGATCTGCAAGAGCTCGGCAGCCCGCTCCACGCACACGACCTCGCAAGCCATCATGCCGAAGCCACTGTGCCGCTCTCGGTCGCCATCCACGGTGCACGCCTTTACAACCACGCACCACCCACGCAAGGCCTCGCCTCACTGCTGATCCTCGCCTTGTTCGATCGCCTGCACGCCGAACACCCCGACAGCTACACACACCTGCACGGCCTGATCGAAGCCACCAAACAGGCCTTCCTGATCCGCGACGCACACATCGGCGACCCCGCCTGGATGACGCTCGACGCACAGGCCCTGCTCGATGACAGCGCCGCACTCGACGCGCTGGCCGCACGCATCGACATGCGCACCGCACTGCCCTGGCCACAGCCCTCGCAGGCCGGCGATACCGTCTGGTTCGGCGCCATCGACGCACATGGCCGCGCCGTCAGCTGCATCCAGTCCACCTATTTCGAATTCGGCTCCGGCCTGGTGCTGCCGCGCACCGGCATCACCTGGCAAAACCGCGGCTGCAGCTTCCGCCTCGCCGCCGACGGCTGGAACGCACTCGCCCCTGGGCGCAAACCCTTCCATACCCTCAACCCGGCGCTGGCTACTTTCGACGACGGCCGTGTCATGGCCTACGGCACCATGGGCGGCGAAGGCCAACCACAGACCCAGGCCGCCCTCTTCTCCCGCTACGCCCGCTTCGGCGTGCCGCTGCAACAAGCGATCACAGCGCCGCGCTGGTTGCTCGGCCGCACCTGGGGTGAAGACAGTACCTCGCTGAAGGTGGAAGACCGCTTCGATCCAGCGGTCGTGCAAGCACTGCGCGATGCCGGGCATGCGGTAGAGCTGCTGCCCGCATATACCTCGGTCATGGGGCATGCGGGTGCATTGGTGCGCGAGGTGGATGGCGTGATCAGTGGAGCGAGCGATCCACGATCGGATGGAGTGGTGGCTGGGTGGTGA
- a CDS encoding tetratricopeptide repeat protein, whose amino-acid sequence MKTVEDCKLLVREGFLSPEKWEVNLALAERLLSEALLDDPNNPLLLTCLGAVLCDQGQHKAAAMQLRYAIAHGSQDRNTFLNLGVALLKEGLNNEA is encoded by the coding sequence ATGAAGACCGTAGAAGACTGCAAATTGCTGGTTCGAGAGGGGTTTCTATCTCCAGAGAAGTGGGAGGTAAATCTTGCACTAGCCGAGCGACTGCTTTCGGAAGCGCTGTTGGACGATCCAAACAACCCGCTCTTGCTCACCTGCTTGGGTGCAGTCCTTTGTGATCAAGGTCAACACAAAGCCGCCGCAATGCAGTTGCGCTACGCGATAGCGCACGGATCACAGGACAGAAATACCTTCTTAAATCTTGGTGTTGCATTGCTTAAGGAAGGTCTGAATAACGAGGCCTGA
- a CDS encoding AbiJ-NTD4 domain-containing protein, which yields MVVQTKRRRFSARLKKRGPLIFDDAPLSLRVGYIKLLLPTYVGESRSTRIARREPLGIDEVHELFLARCRIDGDPHEWGECSSWEALTTHLKGSCWPQFFDFVELLAELLIEKDDHFSFDSPAKFEVYRIRLNDLLDEENIGWQMDAHGELKRKIRAMNRSISSANAALDSRFKSAREHYKRSLSYLLTHPVDEANSVREIISALESVIKVIAPKVATLGAGVKELRKRGDFNRWSLDIIEKLYAYSNDSPFVRHGHIDGVAPTRAEAEMIVQTALSMICYLIEVGGEGAERP from the coding sequence ATGGTTGTTCAAACTAAGCGTCGTCGTTTCTCTGCTAGGCTCAAAAAGCGAGGCCCACTGATTTTTGACGACGCACCGTTATCTCTGCGCGTTGGATATATAAAGCTGTTGCTACCAACTTATGTTGGTGAAAGCCGTTCCACGCGAATAGCCAGGCGAGAGCCCTTAGGAATCGATGAGGTGCATGAGCTGTTTTTGGCTCGATGCCGTATAGACGGAGATCCGCACGAATGGGGCGAGTGTAGTTCTTGGGAAGCACTGACGACACACCTCAAAGGTAGTTGTTGGCCTCAGTTTTTTGACTTTGTCGAGTTGCTCGCCGAACTGCTTATTGAGAAGGATGATCACTTTTCGTTTGATAGCCCTGCTAAGTTTGAAGTTTATAGGATTCGTCTGAACGATCTCCTGGATGAGGAGAACATCGGCTGGCAAATGGATGCGCATGGGGAACTGAAGCGCAAGATCCGTGCAATGAATCGATCAATCTCTTCAGCCAATGCTGCGCTCGATAGCCGGTTTAAAAGCGCTCGCGAGCACTACAAGCGTTCATTGAGCTACCTGCTAACTCATCCGGTCGACGAGGCAAACAGTGTTCGAGAGATCATCAGCGCATTGGAAAGCGTCATCAAGGTCATCGCTCCTAAGGTAGCTACTCTTGGTGCCGGAGTAAAAGAGCTTCGAAAGAGAGGTGATTTCAACCGCTGGAGTTTGGACATCATAGAAAAGCTATATGCCTATTCGAATGACTCTCCGTTCGTTCGTCATGGACACATCGATGGAGTAGCTCCTACGAGAGCCGAGGCTGAAATGATTGTACAGACTGCCTTATCAATGATTTGCTACCTCATTGAGGTGGGCGGAGAGGGTGCCGAGCGACCTTAA
- a CDS encoding AtzE family amidohydrolase, whose translation MQLPAQWQAGIDRNTEVLRGHAQLLASFNAPRPASPDTTTSRGQIASIVSTTRSQPTLAARHATQTLTHIHQANDRLRAITRLLPARAAADAARVQAALAGGSDGGALAGVPFVVKDLFDVAGEVTTAGAVVRAQCAPATRDAALVQRLSDAGAVLVGTANMDEFAYGFATVNAHYGTTANPHDHRHLAGGSSGGSAAAVAAGLVPFALGSDTNGSIRVPAALCGVYGLRPTHGALPLDGVFGFVDALDVVGPFATSIADLRRVYEVMLGHAVASCNAGSLRIARLGGWFQRNLDPDLDAGLSALLTACNSTTMIELPEAERARAAAFVLTAAEGGHRHRAGLSTHAEQFDPATRDRLLAGLQLPASAVADAHRFAHWFCAAMQRLWDEVDVLIAPTTPCVAPRIDQDTIQIDGLPVSARANLGIFTQPLGLAACPVLAAPLPRPGRLPLGVQLIAAPGREDRLFALAAQLERDGLLAFSPPAETH comes from the coding sequence ATGCAACTCCCAGCGCAGTGGCAGGCCGGCATCGATCGCAATACCGAGGTCCTGCGCGGCCACGCGCAGCTGCTCGCCAGCTTCAATGCACCGCGCCCCGCATCACCGGACACAACCACTTCGCGCGGCCAGATCGCCTCCATCGTCAGCACCACCCGCAGCCAGCCCACGCTGGCCGCACGCCATGCCACCCAGACGCTCACGCATATCCACCAGGCCAACGACCGCCTGCGTGCGATCACTCGCCTATTGCCCGCACGCGCCGCAGCCGATGCCGCGCGCGTGCAGGCCGCGCTGGCCGGTGGCAGCGACGGCGGTGCGTTGGCCGGCGTGCCGTTCGTGGTCAAGGATCTATTCGATGTCGCTGGTGAGGTCACCACCGCTGGTGCCGTCGTCCGCGCGCAATGCGCACCTGCCACCCGCGATGCGGCTTTGGTGCAACGGCTGAGTGATGCAGGCGCGGTGCTGGTAGGCACCGCCAACATGGACGAATTCGCCTACGGCTTTGCCACCGTCAACGCGCATTACGGCACCACCGCCAACCCGCACGATCACCGCCATCTGGCCGGCGGTTCGTCGGGCGGCTCGGCTGCCGCGGTGGCCGCCGGGCTGGTGCCATTCGCGCTGGGCTCGGACACCAACGGCTCCATCCGCGTTCCGGCCGCATTGTGCGGCGTGTACGGCCTGCGTCCCACCCATGGCGCGTTGCCGCTGGACGGCGTGTTCGGCTTCGTCGATGCGCTGGATGTGGTCGGCCCGTTCGCCACCTCCATCGCCGATCTACGCCGCGTCTATGAAGTGATGCTTGGTCACGCCGTTGCCTCCTGCAATGCCGGCAGCTTGCGCATCGCACGCCTGGGCGGCTGGTTCCAACGCAATCTCGACCCCGACCTGGATGCCGGCCTCAGCGCATTGCTCACCGCCTGCAACAGCACCACCATGATCGAATTACCCGAAGCAGAACGCGCCCGCGCTGCTGCCTTCGTGCTCACCGCTGCCGAGGGCGGCCATCGTCATCGCGCCGGTTTGAGCACGCATGCCGAACAGTTCGACCCGGCCACCCGCGACCGCCTGCTTGCCGGCCTGCAATTGCCTGCCAGCGCGGTCGCCGATGCACACCGCTTCGCGCACTGGTTTTGCGCCGCCATGCAACGCCTGTGGGACGAGGTGGATGTGTTGATCGCGCCAACCACACCGTGCGTGGCACCACGCATCGATCAGGACACCATCCAGATCGACGGCCTGCCGGTGTCCGCGCGCGCCAACTTAGGCATCTTCACCCAACCGCTCGGGCTTGCCGCCTGCCCGGTATTGGCCGCACCGTTGCCGCGCCCCGGCCGCCTGCCGCTGGGCGTGCAATTGATTGCCGCGCCCGGCCGCGAAGACCGCTTGTTCGCACTCGCCGCGCAACTCGAACGCGACGGCCTGCTCGCCTTCAGCCCACCGGCGGAGACGCACTGA
- a CDS encoding IS5 family transposase, translating to MQLTFGDAEGLGKRKQTRREIFLAEMEQVVPWQHLLGLIAPHYPVSGRPGRQPYALATMLRIHLLQQWYALSDPAMEEALHEIPILRRFAQLGGLDNVPDETTILNFRRLLETHGLAARMLDAVNAHLARKGQSLRSGTIVDATLIAAPSSTKNADHARDPEMHQTRKGNQWYFGMKAHIGVDEFSGLVHHVHCTAANVADVTVTHALLHGKEDSVFGDSGYTGADKREELQTCKAAFFIAAKRSTLQAIGNKRERAREQRWEHFKASVRAKVEHPFRVIKRQFGYTKVRYRGLAKNTAHVLTLFALSNLWMKRKQLLPAMGSVRL from the coding sequence ATGCAACTGACGTTCGGCGACGCTGAAGGCCTGGGCAAGCGCAAGCAGACCCGCCGGGAGATCTTCCTGGCCGAGATGGAGCAGGTCGTTCCGTGGCAGCACTTGCTCGGTCTGATCGCACCGCACTATCCGGTGTCGGGACGCCCTGGTCGACAGCCATACGCACTGGCGACGATGTTGCGGATTCATTTGCTGCAGCAGTGGTATGCGTTGAGCGATCCGGCGATGGAAGAAGCGCTGCACGAGATCCCGATCTTGCGGAGGTTTGCCCAGCTCGGTGGCTTGGACAACGTTCCGGACGAGACCACGATTCTCAACTTTCGGCGCCTGCTGGAGACCCATGGCCTTGCCGCGCGGATGCTGGACGCGGTCAACGCGCATCTGGCACGCAAGGGGCAGAGCCTGCGGTCGGGCACGATCGTCGATGCGACGCTGATCGCTGCACCCAGTTCGACCAAGAACGCCGATCACGCGCGCGACCCTGAAATGCATCAGACCAGGAAGGGCAATCAGTGGTATTTCGGGATGAAGGCGCACATCGGCGTGGATGAATTTTCCGGGCTGGTGCACCACGTCCATTGCACAGCCGCCAATGTCGCCGACGTCACGGTGACGCACGCATTACTGCATGGCAAAGAAGACAGCGTGTTCGGCGACAGCGGCTACACCGGTGCGGACAAACGCGAAGAACTGCAGACCTGCAAGGCTGCATTTTTCATTGCCGCCAAGCGTTCGACGCTGCAAGCCATCGGCAACAAACGCGAGCGTGCTCGGGAACAGCGTTGGGAACACTTCAAGGCCAGCGTGCGCGCGAAGGTGGAGCATCCGTTCCGGGTGATCAAGCGCCAGTTCGGTTACACCAAGGTCCGCTATCGCGGCCTGGCCAAGAACACCGCACACGTGCTGACCTTGTTTGCGCTCTCCAATCTGTGGATGAAGCGAAAGCAGTTACTGCCTGCCATGGGGAGCGTGCGCCTGTAA
- a CDS encoding IS5 family transposase, which produces MQLTFGDAEGLGKRKQTRREIFLAEMEQVVPWQHLLGLIAPHYPVSGRPGRQPYALATMLRIHLLQQWYALSDPAMEEALHEIPTLRRFAQLGGLDNVPDETTILNFRRLLETHGLAARMLDAVNAHLARKGQSLRSGTIVDATLIAAPSSTKNADHARDPEMHQTRKGNQWYFGMKAHIGVDEFSGLVHHVHCTAANVADVTVTHALLHGKEDSVFGDSGYTGADKREELQTCKAAFFIAAKRSTLKAIGNKRERAREQRWEHFKASVRAKVEHPFRVIKRQFGYTKVRYRGLAKNTAHVLTLFALSNLWMKRKQLLPAMGSVRL; this is translated from the coding sequence ATGCAACTGACGTTCGGCGACGCTGAAGGCCTGGGCAAGCGCAAGCAGACCCGCCGGGAGATCTTCCTGGCCGAGATGGAGCAGGTCGTTCCGTGGCAGCACTTGCTCGGTCTGATCGCACCGCACTATCCGGTGTCGGGACGCCCTGGTCGACAGCCATACGCACTGGCGACGATGTTGCGGATTCATTTGCTGCAGCAGTGGTATGCGTTGAGCGATCCGGCGATGGAAGAAGCGCTGCACGAGATTCCGACCTTGCGGCGCTTTGCCCAGCTCGGTGGCTTGGACAACGTTCCGGACGAGACCACGATTTTGAACTTTCGGCGCCTGCTGGAGACCCATGGCCTTGCCGCGCGGATGCTGGACGCGGTCAACGCGCATCTGGCACGCAAGGGGCAGAGCCTGCGGTCGGGCACGATCGTCGATGCGACGCTGATCGCTGCACCCAGTTCGACCAAGAACGCCGATCACGCGCGCGACCCTGAAATGCATCAGACCAGGAAGGGCAATCAGTGGTATTTCGGGATGAAGGCGCACATCGGCGTGGATGAATTTTCCGGGCTGGTGCACCACGTCCATTGCACAGCCGCCAATGTCGCCGACGTCACGGTGACGCACGCATTACTGCATGGCAAAGAAGACAGCGTGTTCGGCGACAGCGGCTACACCGGTGCGGACAAACGCGAAGAACTGCAGACCTGCAAGGCTGCATTTTTCATTGCCGCCAAGCGTTCGACGCTGAAAGCCATCGGCAACAAACGCGAGCGTGCTCGGGAACAGCGTTGGGAACACTTCAAGGCCAGCGTGCGCGCGAAGGTGGAGCATCCGTTCCGGGTGATCAAGCGCCAGTTCGGTTACACCAAGGTCCGCTATCGCGGCCTGGCCAAGAACACCGCACACGTGCTGACCTTGTTTGCGCTCTCCAATCTGTGGATGAAGCGAAAGCAGTTACTGCCTGCCATGGGGAGCGTGCGCCTGTAA